Proteins co-encoded in one Cytobacillus sp. NJ13 genomic window:
- the pdaB gene encoding polysaccharide deacetylase family sporulation protein PdaB translates to MNFFYVLNGKSLKQISLVVIAAFFTAWFLYMQSIVHLPAFSTKDGPKAIYKGEKDLALTFNIGWGDLKAEPILDILKKENVKSATFFLAGSWAERHPDLVSRIVKEGYEVGILGYGYEDYTELEEDKIRRDLAKAQEAFRKLNIKDIKLVRAPTGHFDQKTLKVAERMGYTVVHWSVDSKDWTNPGAERIAENVSKAKKGDIVLLHASDSAKQTAKALPLILNDVKSKGLNFVSVSEMIANAETKTSEIK, encoded by the coding sequence ATGAACTTTTTTTATGTATTGAATGGTAAGTCATTAAAACAAATTTCGCTGGTTGTCATTGCAGCATTTTTCACGGCTTGGTTCCTCTATATGCAGAGCATTGTGCACTTGCCTGCTTTTTCGACCAAAGACGGGCCTAAAGCGATATACAAAGGGGAAAAGGATTTAGCCCTCACCTTTAATATAGGCTGGGGGGATTTAAAAGCAGAGCCCATACTGGATATTCTCAAAAAAGAGAATGTTAAATCTGCGACTTTTTTTCTTGCTGGCTCCTGGGCCGAACGCCATCCGGATTTAGTTTCAAGAATCGTGAAAGAAGGTTATGAAGTTGGAATTTTGGGCTATGGCTATGAAGATTATACAGAGCTTGAAGAAGATAAGATCAGGAGAGACCTTGCAAAGGCGCAGGAAGCATTTAGAAAGCTGAATATTAAAGACATTAAGCTTGTGCGCGCCCCAACAGGACACTTTGACCAGAAAACGTTAAAGGTTGCTGAAAGGATGGGCTATACCGTTGTCCATTGGAGCGTTGATTCAAAGGATTGGACCAATCCGGGTGCAGAGAGGATTGCAGAGAATGTATCAAAAGCTAAAAAAGGAGATATTGTACTTCTGCATGCATCCGATTCTGCAAAACAAACAGCCAAAGCTCTTCCGCTCATTTTAAATGATGTAAAATCCAAGGGGCTCAATTTCGTTTCCGTTTCTGAAATGATTGCTAATGCGGAGACGAAGACAAGTGAAATAAAATAG
- a CDS encoding KinB-signaling pathway activation protein: protein MTSRNWVKLFISTLLVGGLTTGVVGFIVRWDEFAPIFTDFDFLEILSVFFWLIGVGLIFSIISQMGFFAYLTVHRFGLGIFKGLWNPIQIVLILFALFDLVYFRYKAFAGGGDSMLPYIGLAAFLLIVALTVAAIKAKQTNQHAFIPAVFFMVVVTAIEWVPVLRVNEESWLYLMLFPLLVCNTYQLLILHKLNEDSQKQRSNIAKKPSK from the coding sequence TTGACTAGCCGTAATTGGGTAAAGCTTTTTATATCAACTCTTTTAGTTGGAGGATTAACTACTGGAGTTGTCGGATTTATTGTGCGCTGGGATGAATTTGCGCCTATTTTTACTGACTTCGATTTCCTTGAGATTCTGTCGGTATTCTTCTGGCTTATAGGTGTAGGATTAATATTCAGTATCATTAGCCAAATGGGCTTTTTTGCTTATTTGACAGTACACCGCTTCGGGCTGGGAATTTTTAAAGGATTGTGGAACCCTATTCAGATTGTCCTTATTTTATTTGCTTTGTTTGACTTGGTTTACTTCCGCTATAAGGCTTTTGCGGGCGGGGGAGACAGCATGCTTCCGTATATTGGCTTAGCGGCTTTTCTTCTTATTGTCGCGCTTACGGTTGCAGCAATTAAAGCAAAGCAGACCAATCAGCATGCGTTTATTCCTGCAGTATTCTTTATGGTGGTTGTAACCGCCATTGAGTGGGTGCCGGTTTTAAGGGTAAATGAGGAAAGCTGGCTATATCTAATGCTGTTCCCATTACTAGTCTGCAACACCTATCAGCTGCTTATCCTTCATAAACTAAATGAAGATTCTCAAAAACAAAGAAGCAATATAGCTAAAAAGCCATCCAAGTAA